The following proteins are encoded in a genomic region of Micromonospora olivasterospora:
- a CDS encoding DUF2795 domain-containing protein, with translation MERGSSKHAPRVDEQMSQEVSGLVQGPGTGGSRVDESRVPEPAGEDQPEATTAPAGELRSGAPKGMSSRDVEERSRLGRFITMAALPGDREMLVANALANDAPDDVVAGLRGLPPDTVYQTVSEVWAALGNKNETTRW, from the coding sequence ATGGAACGTGGCAGCAGCAAGCACGCCCCCAGGGTGGACGAGCAGATGAGCCAGGAGGTCAGCGGCCTCGTGCAGGGGCCGGGGACCGGCGGTTCCCGGGTCGACGAGTCCCGTGTGCCGGAGCCGGCGGGCGAGGACCAGCCGGAGGCCACCACGGCGCCGGCGGGCGAGCTGCGCAGCGGCGCCCCGAAGGGGATGAGCTCCCGGGACGTGGAGGAGCGCAGCCGGCTCGGGCGGTTCATCACGATGGCGGCCCTGCCGGGCGACCGGGAGATGCTGGTCGCGAACGCGCTCGCCAACGACGCGCCGGACGACGTGGTCGCCGGCCTGCGGGGCCTGCCGCCGGACACGGTCTACCAGACGGTGTCGGAGGTGTGGGCCGCGCTCGGAAACAAGAACGAGACGACGCGCTGGTGA
- a CDS encoding YihY/virulence factor BrkB family protein, whose product MATTTEPGTAPGGPRVRLPRRVRQLSWRTWRGVLVRGGRNFVKDNCADWAAALTYYGVLALFPSAIVVVALVGLVSDGERTVDTVIGLARDLGAGSVVGNDAFVGVVRGVVDQRGGTSALLSFGLLGALWSASGFIGAFTRASNAIYGVEEGRPFWRLRPLQIGLAAVSLVLLAVVATGLIVSGPVTDAVGDLLHAGGLARTAWSVAKWPALAAVMMVLLSLLFWIAPNVRQPRFRWLTPGGAVALLAWALASFGFGLYVANFGSYDVTYGSLGAVIAFLVWLYLSNSALMLGVQINAELQRGRALQAGDPDPTEPVLPPRAPAAS is encoded by the coding sequence ATGGCGACGACGACGGAACCGGGCACCGCGCCCGGCGGGCCACGGGTACGACTCCCCCGGCGGGTGCGCCAGTTGAGCTGGCGCACCTGGCGCGGCGTGCTGGTGCGCGGCGGGCGCAACTTCGTCAAGGACAACTGCGCGGACTGGGCCGCCGCGCTCACCTACTACGGGGTGCTCGCGCTCTTCCCGTCCGCGATCGTGGTGGTCGCCCTGGTCGGGCTGGTTTCCGACGGCGAGCGGACGGTGGACACCGTCATCGGCCTGGCCCGGGACCTCGGCGCCGGGTCGGTGGTCGGCAACGACGCGTTCGTCGGCGTGGTGCGGGGCGTGGTGGACCAGCGCGGCGGCACGTCGGCCCTGCTCAGCTTCGGCCTGCTCGGGGCGCTGTGGTCGGCGTCCGGGTTCATCGGCGCGTTCACCCGGGCCTCCAACGCCATCTACGGCGTCGAGGAGGGCCGGCCGTTCTGGCGGCTGCGGCCGCTGCAGATCGGCCTGGCCGCCGTGTCGCTGGTGCTGCTCGCCGTGGTGGCCACCGGGCTGATCGTCAGCGGCCCGGTCACCGACGCGGTGGGCGACCTGCTGCACGCCGGGGGCCTGGCCCGTACGGCGTGGAGCGTCGCGAAGTGGCCGGCGCTGGCCGCGGTGATGATGGTGCTGCTGTCGCTGCTGTTCTGGATCGCCCCGAACGTGCGGCAGCCGCGGTTCCGCTGGCTCACCCCCGGAGGGGCGGTGGCCCTGCTCGCCTGGGCGCTCGCCTCCTTCGGTTTCGGCCTGTACGTGGCCAACTTCGGCTCGTACGACGTGACCTACGGCAGCCTCGGCGCGGTGATCGCGTTCCTGGTCTGGCTCTACCTGTCCAACTCGGCGCTGATGCTCGGCGTGCAGATCAACGCCGAGCTGCAGCGGGGGCGGGCGCTCCAGGCCGGCGACCCCGACCCGACGGAGCCCGTGCTGCCGCCCCGAGCCCCGGCCGCCTCCTGA
- a CDS encoding ChaB family protein gives MPGREVLPSTLRRSPEKAQRTWAKTHDSAVETYGEGQRAHRTAFAALKHEFEKVGDHWEPKGRKGPSDRQAAGGGPARRAPTAAGVDANAPKEHLMKVARRLDVRGRSKMNKPELVKAIQKANDRQTRKARGD, from the coding sequence ATGCCTGGGCGCGAGGTACTGCCCAGCACGCTGCGCCGCTCCCCGGAGAAGGCGCAGCGCACCTGGGCGAAGACGCACGACTCGGCGGTGGAGACCTACGGCGAGGGGCAGCGGGCGCACCGCACCGCGTTCGCCGCGTTGAAGCACGAGTTCGAGAAGGTGGGCGACCACTGGGAGCCCAAGGGACGCAAGGGCCCCAGCGACCGTCAGGCGGCCGGCGGCGGCCCGGCCCGGCGGGCCCCCACGGCGGCGGGCGTGGACGCCAACGCGCCGAAGGAGCACCTGATGAAGGTGGCCCGCAGGCTCGACGTCCGCGGCCGCTCGAAGATGAACAAGCCGGAGCTGGTCAAGGCCATCCAGAAGGCCAACGACCGGCAGACCCGCAAGGCCCGGGGCGACTGA
- a CDS encoding aldehyde dehydrogenase family protein, whose protein sequence is MYNVAQLIGGVWGAGGQGGELVVHDPADGTPVSTVPVATADEVGKAVEAARDAAAEWAATDPAERAAALARAVDAVAAVAEELAEAVTAEMGKPLADARGGVAAGLGTLRQYAELAPVRGGRTLLGAGDAIDFMTPQPRGVVAAITPWNDPVAVSCGLLGAALVTGNVVLYKPSERTPATGWLLARALDAALPAGVLSLLTGGGEVGAALAGSEVDVVAHVGSTTTGRAIAAAAARTGAKALLENGGSDPLIVDADVDPVWAAEQAALGAFANAGQICVAVERIYAHRDVAEDFVAALVGRAESLRTGPGRAPETQLGPLVDRRHRDHVHGQVTAAVAEGARLRTGGTLPDGPGAFYPATVVTECRHEMALAREETFGPVAPVIVVDSFSEALRCAADSPYGLAATVLTGSMSHAQRAWRELPVGTVKVNAVFGGAPGGAAHPRRASGHGYGYGPELLDEFTATKAVHVEAPGGGHW, encoded by the coding sequence ATGTACAACGTGGCGCAGCTCATCGGCGGAGTGTGGGGCGCGGGCGGCCAGGGCGGCGAACTGGTGGTACACGACCCGGCCGACGGCACCCCGGTCAGCACCGTGCCGGTGGCGACGGCGGATGAGGTCGGCAAGGCGGTGGAGGCCGCGCGGGACGCGGCGGCGGAGTGGGCCGCGACGGACCCGGCGGAGCGGGCCGCCGCCCTGGCGCGGGCCGTGGACGCGGTGGCGGCCGTCGCCGAGGAACTGGCCGAGGCGGTCACCGCCGAGATGGGCAAGCCCCTCGCGGACGCCCGGGGCGGCGTCGCGGCGGGCCTCGGCACCCTGCGCCAGTACGCCGAGCTGGCCCCGGTGCGCGGCGGCCGGACCCTGCTCGGCGCGGGCGACGCGATCGACTTCATGACCCCGCAGCCGCGCGGCGTGGTCGCCGCCATCACCCCCTGGAACGACCCGGTGGCGGTCTCCTGCGGGCTGCTCGGCGCGGCCCTGGTCACCGGCAACGTCGTGCTGTACAAGCCGAGCGAGCGGACTCCGGCGACGGGCTGGCTGCTGGCCCGGGCGCTGGACGCGGCCCTGCCCGCCGGGGTGCTGTCGCTGCTCACCGGCGGCGGCGAGGTGGGGGCGGCGCTCGCCGGGAGCGAGGTCGACGTGGTGGCGCACGTCGGTTCGACGACGACCGGCCGCGCGATCGCCGCGGCGGCGGCCCGCACCGGAGCGAAGGCGCTGCTGGAGAACGGCGGCAGCGACCCGCTGATCGTCGACGCCGACGTGGACCCGGTCTGGGCCGCCGAGCAGGCGGCGCTGGGCGCGTTCGCCAACGCGGGGCAGATCTGCGTGGCGGTGGAGCGGATCTACGCGCACCGGGACGTGGCCGAGGACTTCGTGGCGGCGCTGGTGGGGCGGGCCGAGTCGCTGCGGACGGGCCCGGGCCGGGCCCCGGAGACGCAGCTCGGGCCGCTGGTGGACCGGCGGCACCGCGACCACGTGCACGGCCAGGTGACGGCGGCGGTGGCCGAGGGGGCCAGGCTCCGCACCGGCGGCACGCTGCCGGACGGCCCCGGCGCGTTCTACCCGGCGACCGTGGTGACCGAGTGCCGGCACGAGATGGCCCTCGCCCGGGAGGAGACCTTCGGGCCGGTCGCCCCGGTGATCGTGGTCGACTCGTTCAGCGAGGCGCTGCGGTGCGCGGCCGACTCCCCGTACGGGCTGGCCGCGACGGTCCTCACCGGCTCGATGAGCCACGCGCAGCGGGCCTGGCGGGAGCTGCCGGTCGGCACCGTCAAGGTCAACGCCGTGTTCGGCGGGGCCCCCGGCGGGGCCGCCCACCCGCGCCGGGCCAGCGGCCACGGCTACGGCTACGGGCCGGAGCTGCTCGACGAGTTCACCGCCACGAAGGCGGTGCACGTCGAGGCCCCCGGCGGGGGTCACTGGTGA
- a CDS encoding phytoene desaturase family protein, producing the protein MNSTGAPTGAESADAVVVGAGHNGLVAANLLADAGWDVLVLEATGAPGGAVRSAEVTAPGYLSDLYSSFYPLGYASPVLAALDLDRYGLTWTHAPDVLAHLLPDGRAAVLNRDPDATAASLAEFAPADGEHWHHAYAEWCRVAGPLLSAVTSPFPPVRGGVGLLRRLRVGGALRLARRLLVPARRLGDELFDGEGGPLLLAGCALHTDLSPEEAGSGVYGWLLAMLGQQVGWPVPVGGAQRITDALVARLAERGGRIRYGARVERVLTARGRAMGVRTVGGAAWRARRAVLADIPAPALYLDLVGPAALPPRLVEDLAHFRWDGSTLKVDWALSGPVPWTNPAVAGAGTVHVGADLDGLTTYAAGLARGEVPEHPFLLVGQMTVADPSHSPAGTESLWSYTHLPFRRTWRAEEVGAHVERMEEVLEAAAPGFRDRIVGRHVAGPADLERGDPSLVGGAIGGGTAAAYQQLFLRPIPGLGRADTPVDRLYLASSSAHPGGGVHGAPGANAARAALARARPVTGPLYARTIAAAHDAIYR; encoded by the coding sequence ATGAACTCGACCGGCGCCCCGACCGGCGCGGAGAGCGCGGACGCCGTCGTCGTCGGGGCGGGGCACAACGGGCTGGTCGCCGCCAACCTGCTGGCCGACGCCGGCTGGGACGTGCTGGTGCTGGAGGCCACGGGCGCGCCGGGCGGGGCGGTGCGCTCGGCCGAGGTGACCGCCCCCGGTTACCTCAGCGACCTGTACAGCTCCTTCTACCCCCTCGGGTACGCCTCCCCGGTGCTGGCCGCCCTGGACCTCGACCGGTACGGCCTGACCTGGACCCACGCGCCCGACGTGCTGGCCCACCTGCTGCCCGACGGGCGGGCGGCGGTGCTCAACCGGGACCCCGACGCCACCGCCGCCTCGCTGGCGGAGTTCGCCCCGGCCGACGGCGAGCACTGGCACCACGCGTACGCCGAGTGGTGCCGGGTGGCCGGGCCCCTGCTGTCGGCCGTCACCAGTCCGTTCCCGCCCGTACGGGGCGGGGTCGGCCTGCTGCGCCGGCTGCGGGTCGGCGGGGCGCTGCGGCTGGCCCGCCGGCTGCTGGTTCCGGCGCGCAGGCTCGGCGACGAACTCTTCGACGGCGAGGGCGGCCCGCTGCTGCTGGCGGGCTGCGCCCTGCACACCGACCTCTCCCCTGAGGAGGCCGGCTCCGGGGTGTACGGCTGGCTGCTGGCCATGCTCGGCCAGCAGGTCGGCTGGCCGGTGCCCGTCGGCGGGGCCCAGCGGATCACCGACGCGCTGGTGGCCCGGCTCGCCGAGCGGGGCGGGCGGATCCGGTACGGCGCGCGGGTCGAGCGGGTGCTCACCGCCCGCGGCCGGGCCATGGGCGTCCGCACCGTCGGCGGCGCCGCCTGGCGGGCCCGCAGGGCGGTGCTCGCCGACATCCCGGCGCCGGCGCTCTACCTGGACCTGGTGGGCCCGGCCGCGTTGCCGCCCCGGCTGGTGGAGGACCTGGCGCACTTCCGGTGGGACGGTTCGACGCTCAAGGTCGACTGGGCGCTGTCCGGGCCGGTGCCCTGGACGAACCCGGCGGTGGCCGGCGCCGGCACGGTGCACGTCGGTGCGGACCTCGACGGCCTGACCACGTACGCCGCCGGGCTGGCCCGTGGCGAGGTGCCGGAGCACCCGTTCCTGCTGGTGGGGCAGATGACCGTGGCGGACCCGAGCCACTCGCCGGCCGGCACCGAGTCGCTCTGGTCGTACACCCACCTGCCGTTCCGTCGCACCTGGCGGGCGGAGGAGGTCGGCGCGCACGTCGAGCGGATGGAGGAGGTGCTGGAGGCCGCCGCCCCCGGCTTCCGCGACCGGATCGTCGGGCGGCACGTCGCCGGTCCGGCCGACCTGGAACGGGGCGACCCGAGCCTGGTCGGTGGGGCGATCGGCGGCGGCACCGCCGCCGCGTACCAGCAGTTGTTCCTGCGGCCGATCCCCGGCCTGGGCCGCGCGGACACCCCGGTCGACCGGCTGTACCTCGCCAGTTCGTCGGCGCACCCGGGCGGCGGCGTGCACGGAGCGCCGGGCGCGAACGCCGCGCGGGCCGCGCTGGCCCGCGCCCGCCCCGTCACGGGCCCCCTGTACGCCCGCACGATCGCCGCCGCCCACGACGCGATCTACCGCTGA
- a CDS encoding polyprenol monophosphomannose synthase codes for MIEPVQLPAPWRDARLTVVVPTYNEAGNLPVLVERLLALPLPGLKVLVADDNSPDGTGEVADKLAIEHPDRVEVVHRAGKEGLGRAYVDGIGRALDGGAEYVAQMDADLSHPPEALPGMLGALLSTRAGVVIGSRYVPGGELDEAWPLYRRALSGWANLYVHTLLRVRIRDLTAGFKIWRADALRDIGLDRVQSNGYSFQVEMHYLATKLGHTILEVPIRFEERRDGISKMTTATKIESALMPFMLRTRHRNIHR; via the coding sequence ATGATCGAACCCGTGCAGTTGCCCGCCCCGTGGCGGGACGCACGTCTGACCGTCGTGGTGCCCACCTACAACGAGGCGGGGAACCTCCCGGTGCTGGTCGAACGGCTCCTCGCGCTGCCCCTGCCCGGCCTGAAGGTGCTGGTCGCCGACGACAACTCCCCGGACGGCACGGGCGAGGTCGCCGACAAGCTCGCCATTGAGCACCCCGACCGGGTCGAGGTCGTGCACCGGGCCGGCAAGGAGGGCCTCGGCCGGGCGTACGTGGACGGCATCGGCCGCGCGCTCGACGGCGGGGCGGAGTACGTGGCCCAGATGGACGCGGACCTGTCCCACCCGCCGGAGGCGCTGCCGGGCATGCTCGGCGCGCTGCTGTCCACCCGGGCCGGAGTGGTGATCGGCTCCCGGTACGTCCCCGGTGGCGAGCTGGACGAGGCGTGGCCGCTGTACCGCCGCGCGCTCAGCGGCTGGGCCAACCTCTACGTGCACACCCTGCTGCGGGTACGCATCCGCGACCTCACCGCCGGCTTCAAGATCTGGCGGGCCGACGCGCTGCGCGACATCGGCCTGGACCGGGTCCAGTCGAACGGCTACAGCTTCCAGGTGGAGATGCACTACCTGGCCACGAAGCTCGGGCACACCATCCTGGAGGTGCCGATCCGCTTCGAGGAGCGCCGCGACGGCATCTCCAAGATGACCACCGCCACCAAGATCGAGAGCGCCCTCATGCCGTTCATGCTCCGCACCCGCCACCGCAACATCCACCGCTGA